A section of the Streptomyces sp. SLBN-118 genome encodes:
- a CDS encoding 4-coumarate--CoA ligase family protein, which yields MVFQSEYADVTPVTEPIHDAVLGRAAEYGDAIALVDGVNGTTVTYAQLDRFHRRIAAALADAGLRKGDVLALHSPNTVAYPSVFYGATRAGASVTTVHPLATAEEFAKQLRDSSARWIVTVSPLLEVARRAAELAAGIEEIFVCDRADGHVSILDMLGGAAPEPDVVLDPAEDIAALPYSSGTTGIPKGVMLTHRSIATNLAQLHPLMPMGPGDRILAVLPFFHIYGLTALMNAPLRQGATVVVLPRFELETFLAAIEKHRINAIYVAPPIVLALAKHPAVASFDLSSLEYIISSAAPLDADLAAACSKRLGLPPIGQAYGMTELSPGTHLVPLGAENAPPGTVGKLIASTEMRICSLDDPGKDAAPGEEGEIAIRGPQVMKGYLGRPEDTGRMIDADGWLHTGDIGRVDDGWLFVVDRVKELIKYKGFQVAPAELEALLLTHEGVADAAVIGVYDENGNEIPKAYVVRQTAAEDLTEDDITAFVAERVAPYKKIRRVEFIGAVPRAVSGKILRRELRDRERENT from the coding sequence ATGGTGTTTCAGAGCGAGTACGCAGATGTCACGCCCGTCACCGAGCCGATCCACGACGCGGTCCTCGGCCGGGCAGCCGAATACGGCGACGCGATCGCCCTGGTCGACGGCGTGAACGGCACCACCGTCACCTACGCGCAGCTCGACCGGTTCCACCGGCGCATCGCCGCAGCCCTCGCCGACGCGGGCCTGCGCAAGGGCGACGTCCTCGCCCTGCACAGCCCCAACACCGTCGCCTACCCCTCCGTGTTCTACGGGGCGACCCGCGCCGGCGCCTCGGTCACCACCGTCCATCCGCTCGCCACGGCGGAGGAGTTCGCCAAGCAGCTGCGTGACTCCTCCGCCCGCTGGATCGTCACCGTCTCGCCGCTGCTCGAAGTCGCCCGCAGGGCCGCCGAACTGGCCGCGGGCATCGAGGAGATCTTCGTCTGCGACCGCGCCGACGGGCATGTGAGCATCCTCGACATGCTCGGCGGGGCCGCCCCGGAGCCGGATGTCGTCCTCGACCCGGCCGAGGACATCGCCGCCTTGCCCTACTCCTCGGGCACCACCGGCATCCCCAAGGGCGTGATGCTCACCCACCGTTCGATCGCCACCAACCTCGCCCAGCTCCACCCGCTGATGCCGATGGGCCCCGGCGACCGCATCCTCGCCGTACTGCCCTTCTTCCACATCTACGGACTCACCGCGCTGATGAACGCGCCGCTGCGGCAGGGCGCCACCGTCGTCGTACTGCCCCGCTTCGAGCTGGAGACCTTCCTCGCGGCGATCGAGAAGCACCGCATCAACGCCATCTACGTCGCCCCGCCCATCGTCCTCGCTCTCGCCAAACACCCGGCGGTCGCGTCCTTCGACCTGTCCTCGCTGGAATACATCATCAGCTCGGCAGCACCCCTGGACGCCGATCTGGCCGCGGCCTGCTCGAAACGGCTCGGGCTGCCGCCCATCGGCCAGGCCTACGGCATGACCGAACTCTCGCCCGGCACCCACCTCGTCCCCCTCGGAGCCGAGAACGCGCCGCCCGGCACCGTCGGCAAACTCATCGCGTCGACCGAGATGCGGATCTGCTCCCTCGACGATCCCGGCAAGGACGCCGCACCCGGCGAGGAGGGCGAGATCGCGATCCGCGGCCCGCAGGTGATGAAGGGCTATCTCGGACGCCCCGAGGACACCGGCCGGATGATCGACGCCGACGGCTGGCTGCACACCGGCGACATAGGCCGGGTCGACGACGGCTGGCTCTTCGTCGTCGACCGGGTCAAGGAACTCATCAAGTACAAGGGCTTCCAGGTCGCGCCCGCCGAGCTGGAGGCACTGCTGCTCACCCACGAGGGCGTCGCCGACGCGGCGGTGATCGGTGTGTACGACGAGAACGGGAACGAGATCCCCAAGGCGTACGTCGTACGGCAGACGGCCGCCGAAGACCTCACCGAGGACGACATCACCGCCTTCGTCGCCGAACGCGTCGCGCCGTACAAGAAGATCCGCCGCGTCGAATTCATCGGCGCGGTACCCCGCGCCGTGTCGGGAAAGATCCTCAGGCGTGAGCTGAGGGACCGGGAGAGGGAGAACACGTGA
- a CDS encoding acyl-CoA dehydrogenase family protein has protein sequence MTIESQEHTALRAAVAALGQRHGRGYEREQLWAEAAKLGYLGVNLPEEHGGGGGGMAELSIVLEELGAAGCPLLMMVVSPAICGSVIARFGTPEQKHTWLPGLADGSLTMAFGITEPDAGSNSHRITTTARRDGDGWVLTGRKVFISGVDIADATLIVGRTETASSPGAAPALKPCLFIVPRDAEGFRRSQIDMELQAQEKQFELVLDDVTLPADALVGDEDAGLLQLFAGLNPERIMTAAFAIGMGRYALARAIDYAKTRQVWKEPIGAHQAIAHPLAQAHIELELARLMMQKAAGLYDAGDDIGAGEAANMAKYAAGEACVKAVDQAVHTLGGNGLTREYGLASLITAARVARIAPVSREMILNYVSHQSLGLPKSY, from the coding sequence ATGACCATCGAGAGCCAGGAACACACCGCACTGCGTGCCGCTGTCGCCGCGCTCGGACAGCGCCACGGACGCGGCTACGAACGCGAACAGCTGTGGGCCGAGGCCGCCAAGCTCGGCTATCTCGGCGTGAACCTCCCCGAAGAGCACGGCGGCGGCGGAGGCGGCATGGCCGAACTGTCCATCGTTCTGGAGGAGTTGGGCGCCGCGGGCTGTCCACTGCTCATGATGGTCGTCTCACCCGCCATCTGCGGCAGCGTCATCGCCCGGTTCGGAACGCCGGAGCAGAAGCACACGTGGCTGCCCGGGCTCGCCGACGGCAGCCTCACCATGGCCTTCGGCATCACCGAGCCCGACGCCGGGTCCAATTCGCACCGGATCACGACCACCGCGCGCCGTGACGGCGACGGCTGGGTACTGACCGGGCGCAAGGTCTTCATCTCGGGCGTGGACATTGCCGACGCCACGCTCATCGTCGGCCGAACCGAGACTGCATCTTCTCCGGGGGCCGCACCGGCGCTCAAGCCCTGCCTCTTCATCGTCCCCCGCGATGCCGAAGGTTTCCGGCGCTCGCAGATCGACATGGAACTGCAGGCCCAGGAGAAGCAGTTCGAGCTGGTCCTCGACGACGTCACCCTGCCCGCCGACGCGCTCGTCGGGGACGAGGACGCCGGACTCCTCCAGCTCTTCGCCGGGCTCAACCCCGAGCGCATCATGACGGCCGCCTTCGCGATCGGGATGGGGCGGTACGCACTCGCCCGCGCCATCGACTACGCCAAGACGCGGCAGGTCTGGAAAGAGCCCATCGGCGCCCACCAGGCCATCGCCCACCCCCTCGCCCAGGCCCACATCGAGCTCGAACTCGCCCGCCTGATGATGCAGAAGGCCGCGGGCCTCTACGACGCCGGCGACGACATCGGCGCGGGCGAAGCCGCCAACATGGCCAAGTACGCGGCCGGCGAGGCCTGTGTGAAGGCCGTCGACCAGGCCGTCCACACCCTCGGCGGCAACGGCCTCACCCGGGAGTACGGCCTCGCCTCCCTGATCACCGCCGCCCGCGTCGCAAGGATCGCCCCGGTCAGCCGCGAGATGATCCTCAATTACGTATCCCACCAGTCCCTGGGTCTCCCCAAGTCGTACTGA
- a CDS encoding biotin carboxylase N-terminal domain-containing protein: protein MISTLLVANRGEIACRVFRTCRELGIATVAVYSDADASALHVREADAAVRLPGAAPADTYLRGDLIVKAARAAGADAVHPGYGFLSENAEFARAVTDAGLLWIGPPPSAIEAMASKTRAKELMGGAPLDPATVTEADLPLLVKAAAGGGGRGMRVVRELSRLGAELEAAGSEAASAFGDGEVFLEPYVERGRHVEVQVLADAYGTVWALGTRDCSLQRRHQKVIEESPAPGVPADLVSSLHESAVTAARAVGYRGAGTVEFLISPGGRAHFLEMNTRLQVEHPVTEAVFGLDLVALQLRVAEGSQLPATPPEARGHAVEARLYAEDPATGWTPQTGVLRALDVADAPGLRVDAGYSAGDTVGVHYDPMIAKVVAWAPARDAAVRLLAQALRRARVHGPATNRDLLVRSLEHPDFTAARLDTGFYERHLDALTAPAHGERYAAIAAAIADAAARPGAWRNLPSQPQAKGYGEHEVRYRLARGGGFELVDDPGVRVVDAGPDRVRLEIDGVVRPFDVTDHGDGYIHIDSPTGAHALAVRPRFTDPQDRAEPGSLLAPMPGTVVRVGDGLAPGATVTQGQPLVWLEAMKMEHRILSPASGILTALHAVPGRQVEVGALLAVVNEVTAEATQEEDTAS from the coding sequence ATGATCTCCACTCTGCTGGTCGCGAACCGGGGCGAGATCGCCTGCCGGGTCTTTCGCACCTGCCGCGAGCTGGGCATCGCGACGGTCGCGGTGTACTCGGACGCGGATGCGTCGGCACTGCATGTGCGGGAGGCGGACGCCGCCGTACGCCTGCCGGGGGCGGCGCCCGCCGACACATATCTGCGCGGCGACCTGATCGTGAAGGCGGCACGGGCGGCGGGCGCGGACGCGGTGCATCCCGGGTACGGATTCCTGTCGGAGAACGCGGAGTTCGCCCGTGCGGTGACGGACGCGGGCCTGCTGTGGATCGGGCCGCCGCCCTCGGCCATCGAGGCGATGGCGTCCAAGACACGTGCGAAGGAACTGATGGGCGGCGCGCCCCTCGACCCCGCGACGGTCACCGAGGCCGACCTTCCGCTGCTGGTCAAGGCGGCGGCGGGCGGCGGCGGCCGCGGTATGCGTGTCGTCCGCGAACTGTCCCGTCTGGGCGCCGAGTTGGAGGCGGCCGGCTCAGAGGCGGCGTCGGCCTTCGGCGACGGCGAGGTGTTCCTGGAGCCCTACGTCGAACGTGGGCGCCATGTGGAAGTGCAGGTGCTGGCGGACGCGTACGGGACGGTATGGGCGCTGGGGACGCGCGACTGCTCCCTCCAGCGCCGCCACCAGAAGGTCATCGAGGAGTCCCCGGCGCCGGGCGTGCCTGCCGACCTGGTCTCCTCGCTCCACGAATCGGCGGTGACGGCGGCGCGGGCGGTGGGCTACCGGGGCGCGGGCACGGTGGAATTCCTGATCTCCCCCGGGGGCCGCGCCCACTTCCTGGAGATGAACACCCGCCTCCAGGTCGAACACCCGGTGACGGAGGCGGTGTTCGGCCTCGACCTGGTCGCGCTCCAGCTGCGCGTCGCGGAGGGTTCGCAGCTCCCCGCAACCCCACCGGAAGCCCGGGGCCACGCGGTGGAGGCGAGGCTGTACGCGGAGGACCCGGCGACGGGATGGACACCGCAGACGGGGGTGCTGCGGGCGCTCGACGTGGCGGACGCCCCCGGTCTGCGCGTCGATGCCGGGTACTCCGCCGGGGACACCGTCGGGGTGCACTACGACCCCATGATCGCCAAGGTCGTCGCCTGGGCCCCGGCCCGCGACGCCGCCGTGCGGCTGCTCGCGCAGGCCCTGCGGCGGGCGCGCGTGCACGGGCCCGCGACCAATCGGGATCTGCTCGTGCGGTCGCTGGAGCACCCCGACTTCACCGCGGCCCGGCTCGACACCGGGTTCTACGAGCGGCACCTCGACGCCCTCACCGCGCCCGCCCACGGGGAGCGGTACGCGGCGATCGCCGCCGCGATCGCCGATGCCGCGGCCCGGCCCGGAGCCTGGCGGAATCTGCCCTCGCAGCCGCAGGCCAAGGGCTACGGCGAGCACGAGGTCCGCTATCGCCTCGCCCGCGGCGGCGGGTTCGAGCTTGTCGACGACCCCGGGGTGCGGGTCGTCGACGCCGGGCCGGACCGTGTGCGCCTGGAGATCGACGGTGTCGTGCGGCCCTTCGACGTCACCGATCACGGTGACGGGTACATCCACATCGACAGCCCCACCGGCGCGCACGCGCTCGCCGTGCGGCCCCGGTTCACCGATCCGCAGGACCGGGCCGAGCCCGGGTCGCTGCTCGCGCCCATGCCCGGAACCGTCGTCCGCGTCGGTGACGGGCTCGCCCCGGGGGCCACGGTCACCCAGGGGCAGCCGCTCGTATGGCTGGAGGCGATGAAGATGGAGCACCGCATCCTCTCGCCCGCCTCCGGCATCCTCACCGCGCTCCACGCCGTACCCGGCCGTCAGGTCGAGGTCGGCGCCCTGCTCGCCGTCGTCAACGAAGTAACGGCCGAAGCCACACAGGAGGAGGACACCGCGTCATGA
- a CDS encoding acyl-CoA carboxylase subunit beta — protein sequence MTVLASAVDPTGPEYATRRDAMLGRLSELEAEHAKALAGGGEKYVARHRKRGKLLARERIELLLDPDTPFLELSPLAAWGSDYPVGASMVTGIGVVEGVECLITANDPTVRGGASNPWTLKKALRANEIAYANRLPCISLVESGGADLPSQKEIFIPGGALFRDLTRLSAAGIPTIAVVFGNSTAGGAYVPGMSDHTIMIKEQSKVFLGGPPLVKMATGEESDDESLGGAEMHARTSGLADYFALDEPDALRQARRVVARLNWRKAHGDPGPAEPPKYAEDELLGIVPEDLKTPFDPREVVARIVDGSDFDEFKPLYGPSLVTGWTRLHGYPVGVLANAQGVLFSAESQKAAQFIQLANQRDVPLVFLHNTTGYMVGKEYEQGGIIKHGAMMINAVSNSKVPHLSVLMGASYGAGHYGMCGRAYDPRFLFAWPSAKSAVMGPQQLAGVLSIVARASAQAKGQPYDEEADAGLRAMVEQQIEAESLPMFLSGRLYDDGVIDPRDTRTVLGLCLSAIHTAPVEGARGGFGVFRM from the coding sequence GTGACTGTGCTCGCCTCGGCCGTCGACCCCACGGGACCCGAGTACGCCACCCGCCGCGATGCCATGCTCGGCCGGCTCTCCGAGCTGGAGGCCGAGCACGCCAAGGCGCTCGCGGGCGGCGGCGAGAAATACGTGGCCCGGCACCGGAAGCGCGGAAAGCTCCTCGCCCGCGAGCGCATCGAGCTGCTGCTCGACCCCGACACGCCCTTCCTGGAACTGTCCCCGCTCGCCGCGTGGGGCAGCGACTATCCCGTCGGTGCGTCGATGGTCACCGGCATCGGTGTGGTCGAGGGCGTCGAGTGCCTGATCACGGCCAACGACCCGACCGTGCGCGGCGGGGCGTCCAACCCCTGGACGCTGAAGAAGGCCCTGCGCGCCAACGAGATCGCGTACGCCAACCGGCTGCCCTGCATCTCGCTCGTCGAGTCCGGCGGGGCTGATCTGCCGTCCCAGAAGGAGATCTTCATCCCCGGCGGGGCGCTGTTCCGCGATCTGACGAGGCTGTCGGCCGCCGGGATCCCCACCATCGCGGTCGTCTTCGGCAACTCGACCGCCGGAGGCGCGTACGTCCCCGGCATGTCCGACCACACCATCATGATCAAGGAGCAGTCGAAGGTCTTCCTGGGCGGGCCGCCGCTGGTGAAGATGGCGACGGGCGAGGAGAGCGACGACGAGTCGCTCGGCGGCGCGGAGATGCATGCCCGTACGTCCGGGCTCGCCGACTACTTCGCCCTCGACGAGCCCGACGCGCTGCGGCAGGCCCGACGTGTGGTCGCCCGCCTCAACTGGCGTAAGGCGCACGGCGATCCGGGGCCGGCCGAGCCCCCCAAGTACGCGGAGGACGAGCTGCTCGGGATCGTGCCCGAGGACCTGAAGACGCCCTTCGATCCGCGCGAGGTCGTCGCGCGGATCGTCGACGGCTCGGACTTCGACGAGTTCAAACCGCTCTACGGGCCGAGCCTGGTGACCGGGTGGACGCGGCTGCACGGCTATCCGGTGGGCGTGCTGGCCAATGCGCAGGGCGTGCTCTTCTCGGCGGAGTCCCAGAAGGCGGCACAGTTCATCCAGTTGGCGAATCAGCGCGATGTGCCGCTGGTCTTCCTGCACAACACCACCGGCTACATGGTCGGCAAGGAGTACGAGCAGGGCGGCATCATCAAGCACGGCGCGATGATGATCAACGCGGTGTCGAACTCGAAGGTGCCGCATCTGTCGGTACTGATGGGCGCGTCGTACGGAGCCGGGCACTACGGCATGTGCGGGCGGGCGTATGACCCGCGCTTCCTCTTCGCCTGGCCCAGCGCCAAGTCCGCGGTGATGGGGCCGCAGCAGCTGGCGGGCGTGCTGTCGATCGTGGCGCGCGCGTCGGCGCAGGCGAAGGGGCAGCCGTACGACGAGGAGGCGGACGCGGGGCTGCGCGCGATGGTCGAGCAGCAGATCGAGGCGGAGTCGCTGCCCATGTTCCTGTCGGGGCGGCTGTACGACGACGGCGTGATCGACCCACGCGACACCCGTACGGTCCTCGGACTGTGCCTGTCGGCGATCCACACGGCACCGGTCGAGGGCGCGCGCGGCGGCTTCGGCGTCTTCCGGATGTGA
- a CDS encoding transposase: MKTVVQVKLVTTPEVAAALHSSLCAANEAANFVSVVAFREKVFRPYTTKRKDGTVRIGLQDLVYTEIKDRFGLSAQPAIRVIKKVVDAYTTLHANLKAGNYGKEGSRRRAAAESKPIVFRPDAAQPYDLRCLSWQYDAQTVSIWTTSGRLQGVGYVGHSDQLKSLHTCRKGETDLVHRDGKWFLVATCEVPEAERFEPVDWIGVDRGIVNLATTSDGDNYSGRRLGRYRRWQQRKRQELQTKRTRSANRRLRNRNRREQRHAAHVNHKISKTIVTEAQRTGRGIALEDLGGIRERARLNAPQRVRLSSWPFHQLGEHLAYKALRAGVPFLEVDSAYTSQMCPRCGHTTRNNRPDRDTFSCRRCGLAGPSDHVAGVNVRNRARSAWVLVNGPVPQGLNTSRTGRCDP; the protein is encoded by the coding sequence ATGAAAACGGTGGTGCAGGTGAAGTTGGTGACGACGCCCGAGGTGGCGGCGGCGCTGCACTCCTCCCTGTGCGCGGCGAACGAGGCCGCGAACTTCGTGTCGGTGGTCGCGTTCAGGGAGAAGGTGTTCCGCCCCTACACGACCAAGCGCAAGGACGGCACAGTCCGCATCGGCTTGCAGGACCTCGTCTATACGGAGATCAAGGACCGCTTCGGGCTGTCCGCACAGCCCGCGATCCGGGTGATCAAGAAAGTGGTGGACGCGTACACGACGCTGCACGCCAACCTCAAGGCCGGGAACTACGGCAAGGAAGGCTCCAGACGGAGGGCGGCGGCGGAGTCCAAGCCCATCGTGTTCCGTCCGGATGCGGCGCAGCCGTATGACCTGCGGTGTCTGTCCTGGCAGTACGACGCGCAGACGGTGTCGATCTGGACCACCAGCGGACGTCTGCAGGGCGTTGGCTACGTGGGGCATTCGGACCAGCTCAAGTCGCTGCACACCTGCCGCAAGGGGGAAACCGACCTGGTACACCGGGACGGCAAGTGGTTCCTGGTCGCGACCTGTGAGGTGCCGGAGGCCGAGCGCTTCGAGCCGGTGGACTGGATCGGCGTGGATCGGGGCATCGTCAACCTCGCCACCACGAGCGACGGGGACAACTATTCCGGGCGCCGACTCGGCCGGTACCGGCGCTGGCAGCAGCGCAAACGCCAGGAGTTGCAGACCAAGCGCACTCGGTCGGCGAATCGCAGGCTGCGAAATCGGAACCGGCGGGAGCAACGGCACGCCGCCCATGTCAACCACAAGATTTCGAAGACGATCGTGACCGAAGCGCAACGCACCGGACGCGGGATCGCCCTGGAAGACCTGGGCGGCATCCGCGAACGGGCACGGCTGAACGCGCCCCAGCGGGTCCGGTTGTCCTCCTGGCCGTTCCACCAGCTCGGCGAACACCTCGCCTACAAGGCCCTGCGGGCGGGGGTGCCGTTCCTCGAAGTGGACTCGGCCTACACCTCGCAGATGTGCCCCCGGTGCGGGCATACGACGAGGAACAACCGTCCCGACCGGGACACCTTCTCCTGTCGTCGGTGCGGGCTCGCTGGCCCCTCCGACCACGTCGCCGGGGTCAACGTGCGCAACCGCGCACGCTCGGCGTGGGTTCTCGTCAACGGACCCGTACCACAAGGGCTTAACACCTCCCGCACTGGTAGATGCGACCCGTGA
- a CDS encoding acyclic terpene utilization AtuA family protein, translating to MLTGGPLDVLTGDYLAELTMLILGRDRLKDPRLGYAKTFLRQLEDTLGLARERGVKIVTNAGGLNPAGLADAVRELADRVGVPVKVAHVEGDDLAERFPGALSANAYLGGAGITACLLAGADVVVTGRVTDAALVTGPAAAHFGWGPEDYDALAGAVVAGHVLECGTQATGGNYSFFGGHDVRRPGFPLAEIHADGTSVITKHDGTGGLVDVGTVTAQLLYETGGARYAGPDVTARLDTVRLEQDGEDRVRIFGVRGEAPPPTLKVGLNRIGGWRNEVVFVLTGLDIEAKARLVREQLDDALGKHRPAEVRWELARTERPDGDTEERASAYLRLVVRDSDPGKVGRAVSGAAIELALGSYPGFHVTAPPGKGAPYGVFEPEYIDAAEVSHTAVLPDGRRVAVPAPVRTKDVEPVPDDGGLPAELPAGPRRAAPLGLIAGARSGDKGGDANVGVWARSDSAWRLLAHELTVDRFRALLPETAELTVVRHVLPNLRALNFTVEGILGEGVAAQARFDPQAKALGEWLRSRYVDIPEVLLSTSRP from the coding sequence ATGCTCACGGGCGGGCCCCTCGATGTCCTGACCGGTGACTATCTCGCCGAACTCACCATGCTCATCCTCGGCCGCGACCGGCTGAAAGACCCGCGCCTCGGCTACGCCAAGACCTTCCTGCGGCAGCTGGAGGACACCCTCGGCCTCGCCCGGGAACGCGGCGTGAAGATCGTCACCAACGCGGGCGGGCTCAACCCGGCCGGGCTCGCCGACGCCGTGCGTGAACTCGCCGACCGCGTCGGTGTCCCCGTCAAGGTCGCCCATGTCGAGGGTGACGACCTAGCCGAGCGCTTCCCCGGCGCCCTCAGCGCCAACGCCTATCTCGGCGGCGCCGGGATCACCGCATGCCTGCTCGCCGGAGCCGATGTCGTCGTCACCGGCCGGGTCACCGACGCCGCCCTCGTCACCGGGCCCGCGGCCGCGCACTTCGGCTGGGGGCCCGAGGACTACGACGCGCTCGCGGGCGCGGTCGTCGCCGGGCACGTACTCGAATGCGGCACCCAGGCCACCGGCGGCAACTACTCCTTCTTCGGCGGCCATGACGTACGCCGCCCCGGCTTTCCCCTCGCCGAGATCCACGCCGACGGCACCAGCGTCATCACCAAGCACGACGGCACCGGCGGCCTCGTCGACGTCGGCACGGTCACCGCGCAGCTGCTGTACGAGACCGGGGGCGCGCGCTATGCCGGACCGGACGTCACCGCGCGCCTGGACACCGTACGGCTGGAGCAGGACGGGGAGGACCGGGTACGGATCTTCGGCGTACGCGGCGAAGCCCCGCCACCCACCCTCAAGGTCGGCCTCAACCGCATCGGCGGCTGGCGCAACGAGGTCGTGTTCGTGCTCACCGGCCTCGACATCGAGGCAAAGGCCCGCCTGGTGCGCGAACAGCTCGACGACGCCCTCGGCAAGCACCGCCCGGCCGAGGTCCGCTGGGAACTGGCCCGCACCGAGCGGCCCGACGGTGACACGGAGGAGCGCGCCAGCGCCTATCTGCGCCTCGTCGTCCGCGACAGCGACCCCGGCAAGGTGGGCCGCGCGGTGAGCGGCGCGGCGATCGAGCTGGCGCTCGGCAGCTACCCGGGTTTCCATGTGACGGCACCGCCCGGCAAGGGCGCGCCCTACGGGGTCTTCGAGCCCGAATACATCGACGCGGCCGAGGTGTCGCACACGGCCGTACTGCCCGACGGGCGCAGGGTCGCGGTGCCGGCTCCCGTACGGACGAAGGACGTCGAGCCGGTCCCGGACGACGGCGGGCTGCCCGCGGAACTGCCCGCCGGGCCGCGCCGGGCCGCGCCCCTCGGACTGATCGCAGGCGCCCGCAGCGGAGACAAGGGAGGCGACGCCAACGTCGGGGTGTGGGCGCGCTCCGACAGCGCCTGGCGCCTGCTCGCCCACGAGCTGACGGTGGACCGCTTCCGCGCGCTGCTCCCGGAGACCGCCGAACTGACCGTCGTACGCCATGTCCTGCCGAATCTTCGCGCCCTGAACTTCACCGTCGAGGGAATTCTCGGCGAGGGCGTCGCCGCGCAGGCCCGCTTCGACCCGCAGGCCAAGGCGCTCGGCGAGTGGCTGCGCTCGCGCTACGTCGACATCCCGGAGGTACTGCTGTCAACTTCTCGGCCCTAA